CGCCCGGCGCGCGCCGAGGAGCCGCCGCGCCCCCGCACCACCGGCTCCATCCCCCGCGTGGCCGTCCGCCCCGCCTCCGTCAAGGCTCCGTCCGCGCGGCCCGGCCGGCGCCTCCGGATCGCCGCGGCCGCCCTGGCCGCCGCGGCCCTCCTGGGACTGGCCTGGCTCGTCCGTCCGTCCTCCGCGCCCCCGGCTCCGCCCGCGGCGGCCTTCCTCCTGGCCGTGTCGCCGGACGTCCTGCTCGAGCGCGACGGCGCCCCCTCACCGGCGCGCGTGGACCAGGAAATCCGCCCCGGCGACCTCCTCCGGCTCCCCGATGAGAGCTCCGCCAAGATCGGCTTCGCCGACGATACGACCCGCGCCGACCTGCACGGGCCCGCCCAGGCGCGCCTCCTCGGGGGCGGCCCGCGAAAGGCCCTGGAGCTTCTGGGCGGCGAGGCCGACCTCGTCGCCCCCGCTCAGGCGGGAGGCGAACCCGTCCGCCTCCGGACGCCTCAGGCCGAGGTCGAAATCGCCGACGCCGCGGCGCGCGTCCTCTGCGGGACCGACTTCGCCCGCCTCGAGGTGCGCCGGGGACAGGCGCTCCTGCGCCGCCGGTCCGACGGACGCTCGGTGCGCGTGGAGGCCGGCCAGTACGCCGTGGCCGGCCGGGACGTGGAACTGGCGGCCCGCCCGCTCGGCCCTTCCCGGCCGGACGCCCAGGGCCCGCTCGTCGTCGCCTACCTCCGCCAGACCCAGGGCGAGGTCTTTCTCTTCACGCAGTCCCCGCAGGATCGCGTGCCCGCCCGGCCGGGAATGCACGTCTTCGAAAACCAGGGCCTTCTGACCGAAGGAAGCCGCAGCCGGGCCGCCCTCGAGTATCCGGACACGACCCGCCTGGAGATCGGCCCCGGGACGGTGGTCCGGCACCTGGCCGATCCCAAGGACCGCGCCCGCAAACACGTCCGGCTGGAGGCCGGCCACGTGGAGGCGGACGTCGTCAAGCAGCCCGCCGGGCGCCCCATGCTTCTGTCGACCGCCGAGGCGGAGGTGAGCGTGCTGGGGACGCGGTTCACGCTCCTGGCCGAGGGCGGCGCCACGCGCGTCCAGGTGGAAGAAGGCGCCGTCGAGTTCCGCCGCGTCAAGGACGGCGGTTCGATCGTCGTGCGCTCGGGCTTCTACGCCGTGGCCGCTCCCGGCCGGCCGCTCGAGGCCGTGCCCGTTCCCGGCGGCGTCCGGTCGCTGGAACTCGACCTGGCCTCGGGACGGCCCGAGGGCGAGGGGGAGTGGAGCGTCCTCGGGCGCGCCGTCCGCCAGGCCCGCGTCCTCCGCTACGCCGATTCGGATCCGCGCCCGGCGCTCTCCGCGTTCCTCGTTCCCGCTTCCACCGAGGAGAGCGTCCTCCTCGAAGCGACCGTTCAGGTGGACCAGGTGACCCCCGACGGAGCGCCCGACCTTTCGGCCTGGGGCTTCGGCCTGGTGGCCGATTTCGGCCGGGAGCGTCTGGCGCTGCGCACCCTCCAGGCGGACGAGGAGGGGTCCGTCTTCGAGTTCGCCGGCGTGGCGGCGATCCCCTTCGAGCACGGCCGGGAGGGCACCTACCGCCTGAAGCTGCGCATCGATCGGCGCCCCGGACAGCCGGCGATTCTGCGCGGCAAGATCTGGCAGGGCGACCGAGAGCCCGACGGCTGGATGATCGAGAACGAACGCGTTCTGGAAGGCCCCCTCGTCCGGGCCGGCCTGCAGACCCTCCGGTCCGCCTGCACGTTTTCCTCGTTCAAGGTGAAGGTCTTCAAAGACGAGCCGCGGTAGGGAGATCCCTCATGCCCGAAGCGTCCCGCGTCCCCTCCGCTCCCCCCCAGCCCTCCGCGCCCGCC
The Planctomycetota bacterium DNA segment above includes these coding regions:
- a CDS encoding FecR family protein yields the protein RPARAEEPPRPRTTGSIPRVAVRPASVKAPSARPGRRLRIAAAALAAAALLGLAWLVRPSSAPPAPPAAAFLLAVSPDVLLERDGAPSPARVDQEIRPGDLLRLPDESSAKIGFADDTTRADLHGPAQARLLGGGPRKALELLGGEADLVAPAQAGGEPVRLRTPQAEVEIADAAARVLCGTDFARLEVRRGQALLRRRSDGRSVRVEAGQYAVAGRDVELAARPLGPSRPDAQGPLVVAYLRQTQGEVFLFTQSPQDRVPARPGMHVFENQGLLTEGSRSRAALEYPDTTRLEIGPGTVVRHLADPKDRARKHVRLEAGHVEADVVKQPAGRPMLLSTAEAEVSVLGTRFTLLAEGGATRVQVEEGAVEFRRVKDGGSIVVRSGFYAVAAPGRPLEAVPVPGGVRSLELDLASGRPEGEGEWSVLGRAVRQARVLRYADSDPRPALSAFLVPASTEESVLLEATVQVDQVTPDGAPDLSAWGFGLVADFGRERLALRTLQADEEGSVFEFAGVAAIPFEHGREGTYRLKLRIDRRPGQPAILRGKIWQGDREPDGWMIENERVLEGPLVRAGLQTLRSACTFSSFKVKVFKDEPR